The Apus apus isolate bApuApu2 chromosome 1, bApuApu2.pri.cur, whole genome shotgun sequence nucleotide sequence ATCATTTGTGTTGCATTCCATTGACCTTCAAGTCATTTGGGAACTACCCGGGTGCTGGGAAGGATGAAAAGGTGATTCAATCTTTGGCCCAAGAGctgcagtaacattttaaaatgggaaataaagTACATGCAGCCTGAGCTGGTGCTCACAGTCATGCTGACTAAGTAGGATCATACGTTCTGCAAGTCAAGCTTAGTTTTATCTAGTTTCAGCCACAGGCTGCCTTGCTTCAAATGGGAACATGTGCTAAGGCAGGTCCTGTATTTTCTCAAGACATCCCTTTGAGGCTGGGGTCCCACACATCCCAGTGTGCACCCCAttggttgttgtgttgggcagagcaggcagcgGAGCAAGGAGTCCACAGCCCCCGTGCAGGTCTCTGCTACACAGTCAGGGGTATCACTGGGTTTTAGAAATATGCCACTTCATAAGACACAGAGCTGATGAAGCTTGATGTCTTGATATTTGGCTTCCACCATGGATGGTAAAGCACCAGTTCTTTTCCTGTCCCTGGGGTATTTCTCGTATCTCTTGCTCGTGTGATTTATCTGATATTTGGCACTGGTTGATTCTTCCTCCCTGTAGCTTTCTGCTTAGTGGGGATGTCGAGTTCTTGTCTTTATCCCGTTCACTGGATGTTCTGAATTCATAGGTAGCTGATATCCTTGGGTTTTCTATCAACTGTTCAATCTGATTGAAACTTGTCAGCTGGGTCCAATGTTATGGAAAACATGGGGTAGGCAGTTTGATGGCAAAAGTCTTGTTATCTTGACAAATTGAAGGCCTACAAGATCAAGCTTCTACAAGTGCTCCAAAGGGCTACAAGGTCTCCAAAACCTATGAGAGGGTGTGATTTGGGCTCAATTTGCTGGAAACCCAGAGCTCTAGctataaaagcaaaaccaaaaccagaccTAATTAAACATTTTACCCCAATCTGTGCAAAAATGCTTAAATTCTTGCTGCAAAGCTGGTCTATCTTACCTCAGTACTTTGCTGTGTCTAAAAAGTAGCTGAAAAGTGAAGGTTGTTCCCTTACTGCCCGCGAGCACCGTGATGCTTTAGGAAACAATtataaaaatggctttttttttcctaatatttttgaaatgcaaaaatgaaCTAATACTGTGCTCTCTCAGCCCAACTCCCCATGCAGCTCCTGCAAAAAGAATGAAATACATCGAGGTCAATTACATTTTCAATGTCCCAGTGCCTCCAACTAGTTGTTCCAGCCCCACCTCGTTGTCTGTCCTTTCTCGTTCTGCAAACTAGAGAATTGATCTGACTCTCTATGAACTTGTGAACACTGTTTCCATGGACTGAAGAGAAGACAATGGGGCTGAATATTGCTTGTAGGGCAGTCAGGGAAAGCATTTTCACCAAATCGAGCCCTAGTAGCACTTTGCTTTCTGTCCCTGAGGACTGTACTGCTGGGTTTTGCAGCAGTAGGCAAGCAGAAGATTCATTCTGTGCAGCTGTCTCTTGAGCTAAACCCAGAATTTCCTCAAGAAAATCACAACTAATGGGATCATAACATCCTTTTGTAAGCCACATCAGCCTAGGAAGGAGAAGAGGtaaacatgaaacaaaatctCTTGCCACATGATTGCTCTTTGACCAgtatggaaaaaacaaaaagcagaacaatGCATTGCTGAGCATGGCCTGAGCAACAGGGGTGGCTGGGCAGGTGCTGCCCAGCTGACCATTGCCTTAAGATGCGAGGTCTTGGCTGACAAGTGAAGGTATGGAGTCATCAAAAACCGCTGTGGTGCTTTTCATTAACTTCTCCTCTTCTCCTAAGGCATCCTGGGGCAGGGTTTTTGTTTGTCCAAGGGCTCACCAGCACTGCTACGGGGGAAGAAGGGTATAACCAAATGGAGACTTTTCTCATTAATGTTGTCCCAGtaatacttttgttttctgcttttctatcCTTATTAGCTTCTCTTTTGTCTCTAGAATATAGCTGCCCTTCAGCATTGGTTGAATGATTGTCTTATCTCTATTTCTTAAACCccttaggaagaaaaatcttgGAAAACAGAGGGTTTAATTAATAATCTTTGTCATTGCTTCATTCCTTACTATTGGTTCCtgcttttgctcttctctgcagaaGGCAGTGGCAGTGGCTGCACTGGTGACTGCACACAGCTAGGCTTTCAGATCAAATTTGGCATTGACAAATGTCAGCCTCGGAGCACTGGGACATGTTATTGACAGTGAGAACAATGCAGAGTTCAAAGGCACCTCACGGGACTAACTGCattcttgtattttcttctagGAGCTGTCTTTTCCAAACAACTCTGTTTATTTCCAGTagtcctctcctccccagttaattttcttttaagttttggAGCCCTTAAATTAAGTCTTGGAGAGGAGAGCCACCACCACAAGCTGTATGTACCCATGTCACCCAGTGGGAGACCAAGTTTGCCCAAATCAAGTCCCCCTCCTCTGCTAGCAGAGGGCTTCTTCAGCTCTGGTGGAAAGTGTTCATCTGGTCTCTCACTGCTAGGAGGCTCTGGAGAGTCATGGGGTTCTGCAGATTTGTCCAAGGAAGAAAGAGATGATGATGAAGAGCTATACATGCTGTGAGTTTGCAAGGCTCCCAGTACATCCCTTCCCTTTGGCACTCATAGCACCCCCTGGGTGCCCACTGTGCACTGTAATTCCTGGTGCTGTATAACCTTCACCCAAAAAAGACTTGTCTAAATGTTGAGTGTTGATGACCTCCTGATCACTGACCTTTCTGCTGGGTACAGCAGCCCCTAGGGCTCTGCCTGTTCACATCCATGCAGTGTCTGTGCTGGCTTTGTCTTCTCACCTGTGTTTGCATCTCCCTTGCAGGTCTGGATGGATGCAGGCACTCAAATCTTCTTTTCGTATGCAATTTGCCTGGGATGCCTGACAGCTCTGGGCAGCTATAACAAGTACCATAACAACTGCTACAGGTAACTGGAGCATGGCTTTGctgcctggagccttccctCCCTGAACATAAGTTCACACAGGCTAGTGAACTGCTGGAGGCTACTGGCCTTTGGAGTGTTGTGTCTTCTGTTGCTACTCAAGGCGTAAGAAAACTTTTCCCAGGTGTTTTCTCCTCAAATCCAGCTCTCTGTACTTTCTACCCAAGGGAATTCTGTCTGTGCAATGGATGACAAAACTCCTCTCCCACACCAGCTAAGACCCAGCAAAGGCAGATCTTCCTTGCTAGCTTTGTGGTCCCAGCCCATGCCCTAGCCTCCTCTGTTGCATTGGTGCATTAGAAGCCATagggaaagcagagctgtgagaTCAAATGGCTCTAGGCTGAAGTCCTTTCACCTTTGATTTATCCCTCCTAGGTTCATTTGGACCTTGTGTCTTGAACAGTTGTCAGTATTCTGGGCTCCTAATGTGCTATCTGTGGTCTACATGTAAGCCTGTAGATATGACTTCTGTTTCTTGCATACTCTTCCTGTGCTGGACTGCCCTTGAACAGAGATGGACCCAGCTGCCAAACAGAATCAGGCTGACAAGTTGAAGTTTTGGGTGGAAACAAACTCATATTGCTGTAGATGTAtccagcacctggagctgcATCCCCAGGGGTAAAAGTCTAGTGTGAGTGGAGGAGGCCACCTTTAGGTAAAACTACCCATCGCTTCCTACCATCTCTCTGCTGACTGTGTTGCTACTGGCACTGGGTTCTCCCCCACATTTTGAATTTGAAATTGTGGTTGTTGCCATTGAAAGTGCAGGCAGACCACTGGCTACATGGTCATTGCTTGgcatctttctctctcttcaacTTAGAAATTCACTCCTGCCCTAGGGATGCCTCTCCAACAGCAGCTAGGCTGTGATTCCTCTTTTTTATGTCCCTTCTCCCAGATAGAATTTTGAGTGAAAAAGctgtaggaaaagaaaagataatgGATGGCTCTGGCATGCTGTATGCCCCTGGGCATTAGCCCTTTGCATCTCCAGTCTAGATGTGTAGCATGGAGTTGATGATGGGCTACTTGGCAGTAAGGTTGTAAAGAGCTTCTGTAactgcagctggcagaagcTACAGGAAGGAGAATGATGTCTGTTCATAGACAGACCCTTTATACTATTTGGCTGTGCTAGGGAAATTGGTCTTAGTTTGGGTGTCAGACCTCTGACCAGACTGTTTCCAGGCATGGATCCAGTTTTACTGAGTCGGTCCTGTACTCTGCAGACTTGGTTTGCATGGGAAGACAGGATTAGGCTTTAACAGGGCAGACACCAGCATGGCGTCCCATTCTATTGTTCCAGGCCAGGTGTAACCTTTGGTGACCTGGAAGAGAAAGCATGCAAGCAGGAGGGACCATTGTTCATATGGTGGCAGTCCAAAATGGTACCAAATAGCATAGacaatttctcattttctgggGATATCATTAAGGCTCATTAAGGGATATCATTAGGGCTCCCTTTTGGGTGAAGATCTGGAGACTCCTTTTTGCTCTGGCCATTGCCCAGGTGTTACCCTCTACCATGACAACCCTTCCCACCTGCCAGATGACAGGAGAGTACCTCCCAAAACATGCTTTTCCAAGGAGGGTTTCACCTGTCATGCATATATCTGGGGGCTAGAGGAAGAAACACTGGAATGGAAGATAAGCTATTTGAAACAAATCGCCTTTTGTATAAAATGGCTGAGAATACAATTTGAGAGGGGAACAGGTGGTTTATAGCGACCAGAGAAAGGAGGCTGTGGTGTGGGCTCTCCACTGGGTTAGCTGAGCTTGGTAGAGCACGACCCTGCTTACCAACTAGGACATTCATGGAGACTCACCCTGCAAGTATCTTTCAGTCTCTCCTGCCTTAGAAACCAAATGTAAAGGCAGAGCATTGGTGTTGGGTGCTATGCAGTCCTCAACAAAGCTTCCAGAGCTGCACTTTGGAAGGAATAATCTGAATTTGTGTGGCCTAGGGGCTCTGCATGAACTGTACCTTCTTTGTAGAAATCATTGCAGACCATGAATAGATCTGGTTACCATGCTGGGAGGAGTGTGAAACCCCCAAAATGTTGAATTCCTAAAGACTGATACAGAAAATCACACTGAATTTATACAGTAGCATTTAATAAAGTCAGAGTGGGCCATGAAATGCCAGAGGGTGTGTTCAGTTTGGTTCAGAATATCTCAGAAAGTTGCTGCAAATGTTAttgctgtccccagggatgCAGTCACAAGAGGACTAGGGAGACTGGAGTATGAAAAGGAAATGGTTAGGTGAGAGATGTTTAAAGAGTAGATGGTTGAGAATGAGTTGAAACAGAGACGAAAGGGAATAGATCAGAGAAAGTAAATTCTATGGCTCTGTTTGTCTTTTTGTCATAATGTGAGAACCAGGAGATATTTAGTAATGCTGAGAACCAAGAAGATTGTAACTGGTCTGAGAAAtctattaaggaaaaaaaaaaacaataatgcCCCCTCTTCAGATAAAATAATGTCTTATACTCTCTGCCAAAGGAGGGACCAGGGGAGAgtgaggaaacaaaagaaaaaaaatcaagcatttaGATGTATAGCAAGACTATCTCATGAATGAGAAGGTTATGTGAGGAATGCATCTTTACGCTGTTCTTGGAGAAGGCTTTATCTGGGGGGTGATCCCCAACCTGGGGCATCCTCCTGGTGCTTAGCCAAGCCatgagggagctgggagtgAGTCCCTGCTGTGGGCGCAgtggctggggtgggaaggTAGATGCTGCACCAGTGGCTGCCACAGGGTGTGGGTCATACCTGAACCCCCACTTGGCTGATGCCGTGTCCCTTCTTTGTAGGGACTGCGTGGCCCTCTGCTTCCTCAACAGCGGCACCAGCTTTGTGGCTGGCTTTGCTATCTTCTCCATCCTGGGCTTCATGGCGAGGGAGCAGGGCGTGCCCATTGCTGAGGTGGCTGAGTCAGGTGAGTGGGGCTGCGGTGGGATGCGGCTGCTGCCATTTGTCCCCCCTCAGCAAGGGGAGCATGGCCACAGGGTACCCACCTGGGTCAAACGGTGTTCCAGCTGCAGGTTTCTATCCTGGCAGGCAGCTCTGTTTTTGTACCTCCAAAAAGGAGAAACCAGTGCACATTCATGAAATATTAAGATGCAATGGCCATGTCTGGAGGTCAGTAAAAGCTGCCTGTTAGGGTTaggcagctgctgtttctcagtTGGTGGGTGAGGTGCCTTCGTGGCATGTAGCCAGGCTTGTGCTGTGCTCCCCTGGGCTCAGAGGCTTTCCCTGCACTTGAGACAGTGATGCAATCTGAGCTTGCTGtgttccctttccctcccttcctcctgaTCTCCTCCATCACGGTTTCCCACGAGGTGCTGGGATAACTGGAGTGAGAGACTGTGTAGCTGCAGGCTGTGCCTTGGCTGGGCAGCTGCCCCATGTGGGTCTGCACAAGCTGTGCcatgtccctgcctgctcttaaagtccctctccctgcagggccTGGCCTGGCATTCATCGCCTACCCTCGGGCTGTGGTCATGCTGCCCTTCTCCCCACTCTGGGCATGCTTCTTCTTCCTGATGGTTGTTTTGCTGGGACTGGACAGCCAGGTAAAGATGCAGGTGCAGGGTGATTTCCTGCCGGACAAAAGCCACTGTCCCTTCAGGACAGGCTTGAACTTGGCTGAGGAgagggcagtggggctgggcagcaggtcaGGATGGGCTGACAGAGGTTGGATCTCTGCTCTTTGCAGTTTGTCTGCGTGGAGAGCCTCGTAACAGCTCTTGTGGACATGTACCCCACCATCTTCCGCAAGAAGAACCGCCGGGAGGTCCTCATCTTGCTGGTCTCCATCCTTTCCTATCTGGTTGGGTTGTTGATGCTCACAGAGGTATTTTGGGCTCACACCACCTACGTGGTGCTTGTTGGGTCAGAATGTcgccctggcagaggggagcCTGGTGGGCAGGGGTGTccatgctggggctgggagcttgTTGGTGAGCcccatgctgctgcagagtgCCTGAAGGAGGCTACCCTTACCTCCCTGTGGCGtttgcattttctcttccaGTCCTCACCCCTTGTGTGTCACGGTCATCACACCTTTCCTGCCAAGACTGATAATTTGAGCTCTGGACAGGCCATATTTTGGTTATAGATTTATCTCTACATGAGCCAAACTTCtacagctgcagcctgtgcatgGGGAGGGAAGTGTATTGGTCCTCTTTCCTCCTGGATAGAACTACATGAACActtgttttaagaaaatttgGTGGACCTGACTGTGCCCCTTATATGTTATTCTAATTTCTTATGTATACTCCTTGTTGTGACTAATTGCCAGAGAGTTAAACTGTTCTGGTTTAAAATGTTGAACTCCTCCTAGCAGTATGCGTGGGGGGGGTAGGTGCTGCCATGATGCTCTTTGCATCATCTGTTTACATTTGCACATACTTTTGAAAAAGCTGCCTTTATTGCAGTTTTGTGCCTGGACTTACCTGCAGGCCCATTTTGCAGACAGTCTTGTAGACCTGGGCAGTGAAGAAGCCTGGCTGCCAGTCTCTGGGCCCACAGCAACAGGTGCTTGAAAAACCACATGCGCTgctacttccctgggcaaatGAGGAGGCTGAAGGGTAAAAGATGCATTGCATCTCTTGAGGGCATTTCCACCCTCACTTCCAGCTATGAGAGTTGCTTTGGGTTTACCTTGCTCTAAAATATCCCCACAATATCTGGCAGTCACTTGCCCTCtactgccctgccctgccctggaaTGAAGCTTTTGCAGACACTCCtgagagcagggctgctgcatgTCTCCAGGCCTTGAGCACCAGGGATGTGGCCTTTGCTGTTGGCTAAAACCATGCCTCAGAGAGAGAAAGGTGCTCTGGGGAAGATgcaaagtttgttttctgctctggcTGGAGCTCTTTGCCTGTGCCTGattcctctcccctctctccctctccaccttGTCTCACTGCCTGCTTGGCCCTTCCCAGGGTGGGATGTATGTCTTCCAGCTCTTTGATTACTATGCTGCCAGTGGCATGTGCCTGCTGTTTGTGGCCATCTTCGAGACACTCTGCATCGCCTGGGTCTATGGTGAGTACGAACTGGGTGGGGGTGCTCCCCAGCTCTGGTCTCTCAGGCTCCCACTTGGTCCATCCTCAAAATGCTGGTCTGTAGCTCATCTTGGCAATTGCTTCACAGTGCAAGGCAGACCTACAAACCCTTGTTTTGGTGCCCCTGGACACACCAGGCACGGGCTTCCTCACAGCAATGCCCTGGGGGATCTGCTTGGCAGACCCAGCATGTCCCGatgtgcttttgcttttcaggccttccttccctggagactttGAGCTGGCTGGGAAATCTTTTCCCAACCTGTGTATAGAGGAGTCTGAGACCCTCAGACATTTTTGAAAGCCATCTCTCAGCCTTGACATTCACAAGGGACGAGTAAAACCTGGATTCAGGTCCCAGCCTGTGTTCAGGTCCTAGCctgggagatgctgaggggctggccctgctgccctgtccTGGTCCAGGACAAAGAATGAAGCCAGCCACGCTCCTGGTGAGCTCTGCAACAGGGCTGTGGGCTGTGCTGAGGTTGCCGCCTCATCTTCTGGGGAGTGTCCAAACAGTGGTGAAGCAGGACCCTGGTCATGCAGATCTTCCTTCCCTGGTAGCAGTGAGGTATCTTTCCCCTCTTCTGCAGGTGCCGAGCGTTTCTATGATAACATTGAAGACATGATCGGCTACCGGCCGTGGCCCGTCATCAAATACTGCTGGCTTTTCATCACCCCGGCCGTTTGCATGGTGAGGGCCCCCCGGAAGAGGAGCTCTGGGGGAGGAAGAcgggcagagctgggtgcctCTGAGATGTAGATACCTCCATATATACGGAGGGATGTGCGTATGTATTGGGGGTTACGTGGCCTGTACTACAGGAGCCTGTTGTTCTGTGGCTTTGGGGGCAGAGTGTGGGGCTAAACAACAGGGAGAGAggcccagcccagcagtgacTGTGGTGTCTGCTGGTGGGGCGAGCCCCTTGCTGCCATGCCCAGTGCTGCACATCTGGGCTGTTCCAGCAAACCTTGCTTGACTGGTGTGTCCTCTGTTGTTGTCCTGGGGAGCTCTTAGTTACCATGAGACTCTGAGCCTGTGTGAAGTCACTGGGAAGACCTCTCTTGGCTAATGGTGttgattttcttgctttttttcttttggtctcTTCCACCTTGCCAGGCaaccttccttttttctctgattAAATACACCCCACTGACCTACAACAAGAAGTATGTGTACCCATGGTGGGGAGACaccctgggctggctgctggccCTCTCCTCCATGGTGTGCATCCCTCTCTGGATCGTCTACAAACTCTCCACCATCAAAGGCTCCCTCAGAGAGGTGAGGCTAGTGCTCTGGGATCAGGGCATGGGCTGTGCTTCTGTGTTGAAGGGGATAATTTTTGTGTTGCAGTTTAATTAGCAGGGAGCCTAGAATAAATTGATTGAATGAGTCCATTGCTATAACTGACTGTTGGTTTTATTAAGTTCTGCCAGGCTGGAGGGCTGCTCCAAGCTGGCTGTTTCCTCTTGGTGCATTTGTTTATTGCTTCTGTCTCTTTGCAAGCaccattaggaaaaagttcatTAGATGGAGATGGTAAAGATGATGTCTAGTGCCTTGAGTCAGTTTGGAGGCTACCCTTGACTGAGGCCTGGGGATTTGCTTTGAGAAAGCTCCAGATGCCATGAGCGATGCAGGCAGCTGAGTGTCTGTGGCCTGGGCCTGCCCAGCTCTTGGAGCTGCTATGGCCCATCGCTGGCTGCCCTGAATGTGCCTTGGGAGAGCCAGGCACCTGACAAAGCAGTCCTTGCTCCAGACAGGCATCCTGTCCCTGCCACAGCTCACTGCAGGTTTCACAGACATCCTGATACCCCAGGATCCCATCTGttctctgcctcctgcaaaTGCTCAGGAATGGGTTGGGACAGCAGTGGGCCCCTCATCCCTGTGTCCAGCATGAATAGGGAGGAATGGACATgggtgcaggagcagagcaagggcCACGCTGTATGACGTAGAGGGTAGCCCCTTACCTATCCACTTGCTGCCCCAGTTAAAGCCAAATCTGTGTGCACAGGCTCTGCCTTTGTAGTCTGTGCTGACGGAGGGGCTGACCTGGAGGTACCTGGGAATCAATCTTTATTTACACTGCTTTCTAGCCCTGGCCTGGGGCAAATGGAGGAAGAGCTTTCCTACCATGTCTCAGTGTTTCTGTCCTCACATGTCTTGGGACAAGTGGTTCAAAGATTAGTTTATCCCCTCAGTTTCTGAAGTGCTGACTGTCCTTATCTGGGACATCGCTGGCCTTCAGGGACCagacctgcagccctgcctggatGGCTGAATGATATCTGTGAGTAGAAGGGGAGGGCTGAGGTCACCTTTTGTCCTTGTGGCTGTGTTCAATGCCTAACTTTGCATTCCAGAGGCTCCGTCAACTGACCTGCCCACTTGAGGACTTGACTTCCAGGCCAGGCATGGGACAGCCCCTTCCCTCTACCAGAGCTGGCCTCCTGATGCTGACAGAGATTGAATCTCATTGCTAGGACCAGTGtggctctccctccctccccccaggaTGGTTTCTATACAGCCTTTACCACCTGTTGGATAATGCAAGGATTCTTCACTCGCCAAGGAGAGGGGGATTTCTGGGCTGAGTTCCCTTCCCTGGAAGATttgaaaggctgaggaagaggcTGCCGTGGAGATGGTCTGTGTGGAGTTAGCAATGCACCTTAATCCTCCCTCTGGAGAGGGCTCTGAAGGGGCAGACCAAGCACTGGTGTTCCTGAGCATCCTCAACCTCCTGGTGGGCA carries:
- the SLC6A13 gene encoding sodium- and chloride-dependent GABA transporter 2; protein product: MDYRVPGAVSNGETVPAHSGMEKEKEEEDKTLERGQWNNKLEYVLSVAGEIIGLGNVWRFPYLCYKNGGGAFFIPYLIFLFTCGIPVFFLETALGQYTSQGGVTAWRRICPLFEGIGYASQVIVVLLNFYYIIVLAWALFYLFSSFTIDLPWGSCNHEWNTGNCMELQKANSTLNVTNENATSPVIEFWERRVLKISDGIQHLGSLRWELALCLLLAWIICYFCIWKGVKSTGKVVYFTATFPYLMLVVLLIRGVSLPGASQGILFYLYPDISRLGDPQVWMDAGTQIFFSYAICLGCLTALGSYNKYHNNCYRDCVALCFLNSGTSFVAGFAIFSILGFMAREQGVPIAEVAESGPGLAFIAYPRAVVMLPFSPLWACFFFLMVVLLGLDSQFVCVESLVTALVDMYPTIFRKKNRREVLILLVSILSYLVGLLMLTEGGMYVFQLFDYYAASGMCLLFVAIFETLCIAWVYGAERFYDNIEDMIGYRPWPVIKYCWLFITPAVCMATFLFSLIKYTPLTYNKKYVYPWWGDTLGWLLALSSMVCIPLWIVYKLSTIKGSLRERLRQLTCPLEDLTSRPGMGQPLPSTRAGLLMLTEIESHC